A genome region from Thermotoga sp. Mc24 includes the following:
- the ttuA gene encoding tRNA-5-methyluridine(54) 2-sulfurtransferase, giving the protein MKCTKCGKPASVKLRHYNIKLCKEHFNEFIEQRVEKAVKKFKMFDRNSKILIAVSGGKDSVSLWHMLKKLGHEVDALFIRAGKSGMVQKAQEIVEKNAELLNTKLHIVDATEYFEGLSTQEISIMLRRPVCSICGVVRRYLMNKFAYENGYDVVVTGHNLNDEASVLLGNILHWQEGYMERQWPLLPKTHEKLVPKAKPLVLNYEEDIKLYATLNEIPHLEMACPFSVGATSLVYKKILRELEEEQPGITLNFYLGFLKRKKEPKLEVEGLRECKECGYPTTAEVCSFCRLRKQVEKRKNKAPA; this is encoded by the coding sequence ATGAAGTGTACAAAGTGTGGAAAACCCGCTTCGGTTAAATTGAGACACTACAACATAAAGCTCTGCAAAGAGCATTTCAACGAATTCATAGAACAGAGGGTGGAGAAAGCCGTAAAAAAGTTCAAAATGTTTGACAGAAATTCGAAAATATTGATAGCCGTCTCCGGAGGAAAGGACAGCGTTTCCCTGTGGCACATGCTGAAAAAACTCGGCCACGAGGTGGACGCACTGTTCATCAGAGCTGGAAAAAGCGGAATGGTCCAAAAAGCCCAGGAAATCGTTGAAAAAAACGCAGAGCTTCTCAACACCAAACTTCACATAGTCGATGCGACGGAATACTTCGAAGGCCTTTCCACTCAGGAAATCTCCATCATGTTGAGGAGACCTGTTTGTTCTATTTGTGGAGTCGTGAGAAGGTATCTGATGAACAAATTCGCCTACGAAAACGGCTACGACGTGGTGGTCACGGGGCACAACCTGAACGATGAAGCGTCTGTTTTGCTGGGGAATATCCTTCACTGGCAGGAAGGATATATGGAGAGGCAGTGGCCGCTCCTTCCGAAAACCCATGAAAAACTCGTTCCAAAAGCCAAACCACTCGTTTTGAACTACGAAGAAGATATAAAACTGTACGCAACCCTGAACGAGATACCACACCTCGAAATGGCCTGTCCATTCTCCGTGGGAGCGACTTCACTCGTATACAAGAAGATCCTGCGGGAGCTCGAAGAAGAACAACCAGGAATCACACTGAATTTCTATCTTGGGTTTTTGAAAAGAAAGAAAGAGCCGAAACTCGAAGTGGAAGGACTCAGAGAATGTAAAGAGTGTGGTTATCCAACGACGGCAGAAGTGTGTTCCTTCTGCAGACTCAGAAAGCAAGTAGAGAAAAGGAAAAACAAAGCCCCCGCATGA
- a CDS encoding ATP-dependent Clp protease ATP-binding subunit: MFDKFSEKTAQIFVTAQEEAKELGHSYVGTEHLLLAILKVDRGPVVELLEEMGASYSKVRSEIISMVGMGMRGFVPSPQMTPRAKRVTELAYEEAKILGSDKINPEHLLLGILREGEGIAIHILRKLGVDIATLRREIIDIYSYSSNKSLEYEEEEDYTYRSVKQLEGFGVNLTELAAKKELDPVIGREEEIERVMQVLVRRKKNNPVLIGDPGVGKTAIVEGLAQRIVTGDVPEILKNKVIFSLDVAALVAGTKYRGEFEKRMKKLLQIVTKDKNIILFIDEIHTIVGAGSAEGAIDAANILKPALARGEISCIGATTPDEYRKYIEKDAALERRFQKIYVKEPTEEETLEILKGLKRKYESHHKVIYTDKALEAAVYLSKRYITDHYLPDKAIDVIDEAGARARLKVFVLPPELKSMKLELERIRSDKELAVLNQDYEKAAQLKEEEMELEAEYRKRYAEWRRHAETAVVRVDVDDVAEVVSSWTGVPLKKIEETEVEKLLNLEEALHQRIVAQDEAIKAVARAIRRARSGLKDPRRPIGVFLFLGPTGVGKTELAKALAEYLFGDERALIRFDMSEYMERFSVSRLIGAPPGYVGYEEGGTLTEKVRRRPFSVILFDEIEKAHPDVFNILLQIMDDGRLTDSQGREVDFRNTIIIMTSNIGSSYINKSKRTLGFVGDNNEEKEFEKIKDLVLEEVKRTFRPEFLNRIDETIIFHPLNKEHIEQIIDILLRDLRKRLSEKNMKLVLTKSAKEFLVEKGFDPVYGARPLKRAIQRYVEDPLSEEILRGKFNEGDTIVCSARKDALRFTRKGEKKEKVVQ; this comes from the coding sequence ATGTTTGATAAGTTCTCGGAAAAGACAGCCCAGATATTCGTAACAGCCCAGGAGGAGGCAAAAGAACTCGGGCATTCGTACGTCGGAACAGAGCATCTTCTGCTTGCAATCTTGAAAGTAGATAGAGGACCCGTCGTCGAACTCCTGGAGGAAATGGGCGCTTCGTACTCTAAGGTGAGATCGGAGATCATCTCCATGGTTGGTATGGGGATGAGGGGTTTCGTCCCCTCTCCACAGATGACTCCAAGAGCCAAGAGAGTGACCGAACTCGCATACGAAGAGGCGAAGATCCTTGGAAGTGACAAGATAAACCCGGAACATCTTCTCCTTGGTATCCTGAGAGAGGGAGAAGGGATAGCTATCCATATCTTGAGAAAACTCGGAGTAGACATCGCCACTCTGAGAAGAGAGATCATTGATATCTACTCCTACTCTTCGAACAAAAGTCTGGAATATGAAGAAGAAGAGGATTACACTTACAGAAGTGTGAAACAACTTGAAGGCTTCGGTGTGAACCTCACGGAACTTGCAGCCAAGAAAGAACTCGACCCAGTTATTGGAAGGGAAGAAGAGATAGAAAGAGTGATGCAGGTTCTTGTCAGAAGGAAGAAAAACAATCCTGTTCTCATAGGAGATCCCGGGGTTGGAAAAACGGCGATAGTTGAAGGTCTGGCTCAGAGAATAGTCACTGGAGATGTGCCTGAAATCTTGAAAAACAAGGTGATCTTCTCTCTTGACGTGGCAGCGCTGGTTGCAGGAACCAAGTACAGAGGTGAATTCGAAAAGAGGATGAAAAAACTTCTCCAGATTGTAACCAAGGATAAGAACATCATCCTCTTCATAGACGAGATACACACCATAGTGGGTGCTGGATCGGCTGAGGGAGCGATCGATGCCGCGAACATTTTGAAACCCGCTCTCGCACGTGGAGAGATAAGTTGTATAGGTGCTACCACACCAGATGAGTATAGAAAGTACATTGAAAAAGATGCTGCTCTGGAGAGAAGGTTTCAGAAGATATATGTGAAAGAACCAACCGAAGAAGAAACACTCGAAATACTGAAAGGTTTGAAGAGAAAATACGAGTCGCATCATAAGGTGATTTATACCGACAAGGCTCTGGAGGCGGCCGTTTATCTTTCCAAGAGATACATAACCGACCACTATTTACCGGATAAGGCGATCGATGTGATAGACGAAGCAGGTGCCAGAGCGAGGTTGAAGGTTTTCGTGCTTCCTCCAGAACTGAAGAGTATGAAATTAGAACTAGAGAGGATAAGGAGTGATAAGGAGCTCGCTGTTCTGAATCAGGATTATGAAAAAGCGGCCCAACTGAAAGAAGAGGAAATGGAGCTGGAAGCGGAATATAGAAAGAGGTACGCGGAATGGAGAAGACACGCGGAAACGGCCGTAGTGAGGGTAGACGTGGATGATGTGGCTGAGGTGGTGTCTTCCTGGACGGGTGTACCTCTCAAAAAGATCGAGGAAACGGAAGTCGAAAAGCTCCTCAATCTCGAGGAGGCTCTCCACCAGAGAATTGTTGCTCAGGACGAAGCTATAAAAGCCGTAGCCAGGGCCATAAGAAGAGCAAGAAGCGGTCTGAAAGATCCAAGAAGACCGATAGGTGTGTTCTTGTTCCTCGGTCCAACGGGTGTTGGAAAGACAGAACTCGCAAAAGCACTCGCAGAGTATCTGTTTGGGGATGAAAGGGCTCTCATCAGGTTCGATATGAGTGAATACATGGAGAGGTTCTCCGTTTCAAGACTCATAGGTGCTCCTCCGGGATACGTTGGTTACGAAGAGGGAGGAACTCTCACGGAGAAAGTGAGAAGAAGGCCGTTCTCGGTGATCCTGTTCGACGAAATAGAGAAGGCGCATCCAGATGTATTCAACATACTGCTCCAGATAATGGACGACGGAAGACTCACGGATTCTCAGGGACGTGAAGTCGATTTCAGGAATACGATCATCATAATGACCAGCAACATCGGAAGTTCTTACATCAACAAATCCAAGAGAACACTCGGGTTTGTGGGTGACAACAACGAGGAGAAAGAATTCGAGAAAATAAAGGATCTCGTTCTGGAAGAGGTGAAAAGAACGTTCAGACCCGAGTTCCTGAACAGGATCGATGAAACAATTATCTTCCATCCATTGAATAAAGAACACATCGAGCAGATCATCGATATACTCTTGAGAGATCTAAGGAAGAGACTCTCGGAGAAGAACATGAAGCTTGTACTGACAAAGAGTGCAAAGGAGTTCTTGGTTGAAAAGGGATTCGATCCGGTTTACGGAGCAAGACCTCTGAAGAGAGCTATACAGAGATACGTGGAAGATCCTCTCTCCGAGGAAATTTTAAGAGGCAAGTTCAACGAAGGAGATACGATTGTCTGTAGTGCACGCAAAGATGCTCTCCGATTCACCAGAAAGGGTGAAAAGAAAGAGAAGGTGGTTCAGTGA
- a CDS encoding ABC transporter permease, whose product MGPVDISLIQLLSAYVFVVALMFILRIRRIPREKEVLVASIRMTFQLVLAGFVLSYILDHPSPLYTILAVLVMEIFAIYNVYKRARLSLPARVKKRLEFFIAISVSTGTLLSLVYFLYVVVKISPWFDPRYVIPLAGMIIGNSMTGVSLGVKALSESITVQKNIVEMALMLGARPKDAVRMFSDKAFDSAILPTLNSMIGMGIVFLPGMMTGQILSGTSPITAIKYQIAIMLGILGGVTISVSVFLYLGYKAFFNREDQLIV is encoded by the coding sequence ATGGGACCAGTTGATATCAGCCTGATACAGCTTTTGAGTGCCTATGTTTTTGTTGTTGCTTTGATGTTCATACTGAGAATAAGAAGGATACCGCGAGAAAAAGAAGTTCTGGTGGCATCCATCAGAATGACCTTTCAACTGGTGTTGGCAGGGTTTGTCCTGAGTTACATCCTCGATCATCCTTCACCACTTTACACGATCCTGGCAGTTCTCGTTATGGAGATCTTCGCCATCTACAATGTTTACAAAAGAGCAAGGCTTTCTCTTCCAGCGAGGGTAAAAAAACGTTTGGAATTCTTCATAGCGATCTCTGTGAGTACGGGAACGCTTCTCAGCCTTGTTTACTTTCTGTACGTGGTGGTCAAAATCTCTCCCTGGTTCGATCCAAGGTACGTGATTCCCCTTGCGGGTATGATCATCGGAAACTCCATGACCGGTGTTTCACTCGGAGTGAAAGCCCTTTCCGAGTCAATAACGGTTCAAAAAAATATCGTGGAAATGGCTTTGATGTTGGGTGCAAGACCAAAAGATGCCGTGAGAATGTTCAGTGACAAGGCGTTCGATTCGGCGATACTACCAACACTCAACTCCATGATTGGTATGGGCATCGTGTTTCTCCCCGGCATGATGACGGGACAGATCCTCTCTGGAACATCTCCGATCACTGCGATAAAGTATCAGATCGCAATAATGCTTGGAATACTTGGTGGAGTCACGATCAGTGTGAGTGTGTTTCTCTATCTGGGATACAAAGCTTTCTTCAACAGAGAAGATCAGCTGATCGTTTAA
- a CDS encoding ABC transporter ATP-binding protein yields MFVLKNVKYKDILNIEELHIPARKITVITGKSGTGKTTLLKMLNKLISPDSGEIFFKGTPLKEIDSVELRRKVVMLPQFPVVFPGNVKENLILGLKFSRKKIPHDEELRNILKFVMLEKDLNDDPEKFSGGEKQRLALARVLLMDPEVLLLDEPTSSLDEKTGIEIIKKVSDFAKNQGKTLVVVTHNPELKKFADVLIELKNGRVL; encoded by the coding sequence GTGTTTGTTTTAAAGAATGTGAAATACAAGGACATATTAAACATTGAAGAACTCCACATACCGGCTCGAAAAATTACCGTTATTACAGGAAAGAGCGGCACAGGAAAAACAACTCTTCTAAAGATGCTGAACAAACTTATTTCACCGGATAGTGGAGAGATTTTCTTCAAAGGTACACCATTGAAAGAGATCGATTCGGTTGAACTCAGACGGAAAGTGGTGATGCTTCCTCAGTTTCCTGTTGTGTTTCCCGGAAACGTGAAGGAAAATCTTATCTTAGGCTTGAAATTTTCTAGAAAAAAGATACCACACGATGAAGAGTTGAGAAACATCTTAAAGTTCGTTATGCTCGAAAAAGACCTGAACGATGATCCAGAAAAATTCTCCGGAGGCGAAAAACAGCGACTCGCTCTGGCAAGGGTTCTTCTCATGGATCCTGAGGTGCTGCTCCTCGATGAACCCACTTCCTCTCTGGATGAGAAAACCGGTATTGAAATCATCAAAAAGGTGTCCGATTTTGCAAAAAATCAGGGGAAGACGCTTGTCGTGGTGACTCATAACCCGGAATTGAAAAAATTCGCTGATGTGTTGATCGAACTCAAAAACGGGAGGGTTTTGTGA
- a CDS encoding stage V sporulation protein S, with translation MEVLKVASNSNPNKVAGALAGVIREKGKAELQAIGAGAVNQAVKAIAIARGYLAPSGINLVCVPAFAEVQINGETRTAIKFIVFPKD, from the coding sequence ATGGAAGTACTCAAAGTTGCTTCTAATTCCAATCCAAACAAAGTCGCAGGAGCTCTCGCAGGAGTTATCAGAGAAAAGGGGAAGGCCGAACTTCAGGCAATTGGCGCGGGTGCTGTTAACCAGGCCGTGAAAGCTATAGCCATCGCAAGAGGTTATCTTGCTCCAAGTGGGATCAACCTTGTTTGCGTTCCCGCCTTTGCAGAAGTTCAGATCAACGGAGAAACCAGAACGGCAATCAAGTTCATTGTCTTCCCAAAAGATTGA
- a CDS encoding adenosine-specific kinase, with amino-acid sequence MSVQLEVVDVSIPENANIILGHSHFIKTVEDLYEVIVTTNPNLRFGIAFNEASGPCLIRYEGNDEELVNQAIETAKKIGAGHTFVIYIRGGYPINILNQIKSVQEVCRIYTATANPLQVIVAITPQGRAVLGVVDGYSPKGVEGEEDKKKRHAFLREITKYKK; translated from the coding sequence GTGAGTGTGCAGCTTGAAGTTGTGGATGTGTCCATTCCTGAAAATGCCAATATTATTCTGGGACATTCTCATTTTATCAAGACGGTTGAGGATCTGTACGAGGTGATAGTGACAACTAATCCGAATCTCAGGTTCGGTATAGCTTTCAACGAAGCGAGTGGACCATGTCTCATCAGGTACGAAGGAAACGACGAGGAGCTGGTGAATCAGGCGATCGAGACGGCAAAGAAAATAGGTGCCGGTCACACCTTTGTGATCTACATAAGAGGTGGTTACCCCATCAACATTCTGAATCAGATCAAAAGTGTTCAAGAGGTATGCAGGATATACACGGCAACGGCGAATCCTTTACAGGTGATCGTGGCTATCACTCCCCAGGGAAGAGCGGTACTCGGAGTGGTTGACGGGTACTCACCCAAGGGTGTGGAAGGTGAGGAGGACAAAAAGAAAAGACACGCGTTTCTCAGGGAGATCACAAAGTACAAAAAATGA